The Bacillus sp. Y1 genome has a window encoding:
- a CDS encoding amino acid permease yields MAQHELKRELKNRHVQLIAIGGTIGTGLFLGSGKAISLAGPSIILAYFIVGIATFFVMRALGELLLSDAGYQSFTDFAVDYIGPWAGFVTGWTYWFCWIMTAMADIIAVGMYVQYWFDIPQWVPALICLIILLGLNLLTVKLFGELEFWFAIIKVITILALIVIGVVLLVIGFKTEAGTVSVQNLWQHGGFFPNGISGFLFSFQMVVFAFVGVELVGVSAAETADPKKNIPSAINKIPLRILFFYVGALIVLLSINPWNQLNADTSPFVKTFTLVGIPVAAGIINFVVLTSAASASNSGLFSTSRIMYNLGRQNGGTGMLAKLNKNAVPSNALLISTVIVSVGTLLSKLIPEQAFGIVTTISAICFIWVWSIILISHIRYKKTRPDLHQKSVFKAPLTPFINYVVLALFGFILLVMLISESTRSALLLTPLWFVLLFGLYFFKRKKSV; encoded by the coding sequence GTGGCACAGCATGAGTTAAAAAGGGAACTGAAAAATCGTCACGTACAACTAATCGCAATCGGTGGAACGATTGGTACCGGCTTATTTTTAGGTTCAGGAAAAGCAATTTCATTAGCAGGTCCCTCAATCATTTTAGCTTATTTCATAGTGGGTATAGCAACCTTTTTTGTTATGAGAGCATTAGGGGAGCTTTTGTTATCGGATGCAGGTTATCAATCGTTTACCGATTTTGCAGTGGATTATATTGGGCCATGGGCAGGCTTTGTAACCGGGTGGACGTACTGGTTCTGTTGGATTATGACGGCGATGGCCGATATTATTGCGGTAGGAATGTATGTGCAGTATTGGTTTGATATCCCACAATGGGTACCAGCACTTATCTGTTTAATCATTTTATTAGGGTTGAATCTATTAACAGTAAAGCTTTTTGGAGAATTAGAATTTTGGTTTGCCATTATTAAAGTTATAACCATTCTGGCTTTAATAGTTATTGGGGTTGTTTTACTAGTTATTGGATTTAAAACAGAGGCAGGAACGGTTTCTGTACAAAATTTATGGCAACACGGAGGATTTTTCCCGAATGGAATTAGTGGCTTTTTGTTTTCTTTCCAAATGGTCGTATTTGCTTTTGTTGGAGTAGAGTTGGTTGGTGTATCAGCTGCAGAAACAGCTGATCCAAAGAAAAATATTCCTTCAGCCATTAACAAAATTCCTTTAAGAATTCTGTTCTTTTATGTGGGTGCATTAATTGTTCTGCTTAGTATAAATCCATGGAATCAGTTGAATGCAGATACAAGTCCTTTTGTTAAGACCTTTACTTTAGTAGGTATTCCCGTTGCGGCCGGAATTATTAACTTTGTCGTGTTAACTTCTGCTGCATCTGCGAGTAATAGTGGATTATTCTCTACAAGCCGTATTATGTATAACTTAGGGCGTCAAAACGGTGGAACGGGTATGCTTGCAAAATTAAACAAAAATGCAGTTCCAAGTAATGCATTACTTATTTCAACGGTCATTGTTTCTGTCGGGACATTATTAAGTAAGCTTATCCCCGAGCAAGCCTTTGGAATTGTGACAACCATTAGTGCCATATGTTTCATTTGGGTATGGAGCATTATATTAATCTCTCATATTAGATATAAGAAAACTCGCCCAGATTTACATCAAAAATCAGTTTTTAAAGCTCCACTAACACCGTTTATTAACTATGTCGTACTAGCTCTTTTTGGATTTATTTTACTTGTGATGCTTATTTCAGAATCCACTCGTTCAGCATTATTGTTAACACCATTATGGTTTGTTTTATTATTTGGTTTGTATTTCTTTAAAAGAAAGAAATCGGTGTGA
- a CDS encoding spore germination protein produces the protein MKRKMNSDPVLRKSFKDKTSLLTEKLKKSDDLSCKEHGQEAEKYKILFLESLVDSQYLDQYILPRISGGEKGIVKAKLTSLFQAEDVSEKSMDDLLQLVFEGHVLFDFHKELLSIQAGNFPKRQPEESALETSIRGPKDGFVEDLKTNISLVRRRLNTSSLCVEKYTLGTRSNTKVVLMYIEDIIDKRVLEEVHTRLDKVEIDVLTSIYDLESLIRDRPYSILPSMDYTGRPDFIVQALIQGRFALIVEGNPTVSIAPTNLLLQTKSPEDNYISYTYVTLERIMRMLGVTVSGFLPGVWIAFSAFNIEQIPYLLVATISISRFGLPLSAPIEMFVILFLFELFNEAGVRLPRAIGQTVAVLGGLIVGDAAIRAGLTSPTMLVVAAITYISSFTLVNQSLSSAITIIRFLVLILSTFFGLFGVVIAYILTIIYLSTISSFGSPYLGALAPVSLKEAIKSFLKAPTQYYKTRTSATSPNDKTRGGDGI, from the coding sequence ATGAAAAGGAAAATGAACTCGGATCCAGTTCTTCGTAAATCCTTTAAGGATAAAACAAGCCTACTCACTGAGAAGCTGAAGAAAAGCGATGATCTATCATGTAAGGAACATGGTCAAGAGGCTGAGAAGTATAAGATCCTCTTTCTGGAATCGTTAGTTGATAGTCAATACTTAGATCAATATATATTACCTAGAATAAGCGGTGGCGAGAAGGGCATAGTGAAAGCGAAATTGACTTCTTTGTTTCAGGCGGAAGATGTGTCTGAAAAATCAATGGACGATTTGTTGCAACTAGTGTTTGAAGGACATGTCCTATTTGATTTTCACAAGGAGCTATTAAGTATTCAAGCGGGCAATTTCCCAAAAAGACAGCCTGAGGAATCGGCTCTTGAAACTTCCATTAGGGGACCAAAGGATGGTTTTGTTGAGGATTTAAAGACGAACATTTCATTGGTTCGTCGGAGACTCAATACATCTTCTTTATGTGTTGAAAAATATACACTTGGTACAAGAAGCAATACAAAAGTAGTCCTTATGTATATTGAAGATATTATAGATAAAAGGGTACTTGAAGAGGTTCATACGCGATTAGACAAGGTAGAGATTGATGTATTGACAAGTATATATGATTTGGAGTCATTAATTCGTGATCGACCGTATTCCATTCTTCCAAGTATGGACTATACAGGTCGACCAGACTTTATCGTTCAAGCCTTGATCCAAGGTCGGTTTGCTCTAATTGTAGAAGGAAATCCGACTGTCTCCATTGCTCCAACCAATTTATTATTACAAACGAAATCTCCTGAAGACAATTATATTAGCTATACATATGTAACATTGGAAAGAATTATGAGGATGTTAGGAGTGACAGTGTCAGGATTTTTACCTGGAGTTTGGATTGCTTTTTCAGCTTTTAATATCGAACAGATTCCCTATTTACTTGTAGCTACGATATCTATATCACGTTTTGGCTTACCCTTGTCTGCACCCATTGAAATGTTTGTTATTTTATTTTTATTTGAGTTATTTAATGAAGCAGGAGTACGTTTGCCGCGAGCTATTGGACAAACGGTAGCAGTCCTCGGGGGCTTAATTGTGGGAGATGCCGCCATTAGAGCAGGCTTAACTTCTCCCACGATGCTGGTAGTTGCTGCCATTACCTATATTTCGTCCTTTACCTTAGTGAATCAATCGTTAAGTTCAGCCATTACCATCATCAGATTTTTGGTTCTTATTTTAAGCACTTTTTTTGGATTATTTGGTGTTGTTATAGCCTATATACTAACCATTATTTATTTATCAACGATTTCTTCTTTTGGTTCTCCTTATCTAGGAGCATTAGCACCTGTGTCATTAAAAGAAGCTATTAAGTCTTTTTTAAAAGCACCTACGCAGTATTACAAAACTAGAACATCCGCCACGAGTCCTAATGACAAAACAAGAGGTGGGGATGGAATATGA
- the rd gene encoding rubredoxin produces the protein MKKYICLPCGYIYDPAIGDPDECVEPGTPFEELPEDWVCPVCGEDADQFSVVEE, from the coding sequence ATGAAAAAGTATATATGCTTACCATGTGGATATATTTACGATCCAGCGATAGGAGATCCTGATGAGTGCGTCGAACCAGGAACACCGTTTGAGGAGCTGCCAGAAGATTGGGTATGTCCTGTATGTGGGGAAGATGCTGACCAATTCTCAGTGGTAGAGGAATAA
- a CDS encoding NAD(P)/FAD-dependent oxidoreductase, with the protein MMKHYCIIGTGVAAVNAAKAIRDVDKEAHISLFGAEKSLPYNRIKLSKELFSDLRSEKVLLKKEKWYEMQNIRTYPNTKIVRIITEDHMLLSETGDMISYDKLLICTGAKNRRLPVNGVDRRGVFSIREMHEAEDFKVFIEDKTSVVNIGGGIQGLETAWSILQAGKKVSIVEVAPRLMARQLDEKTSKLLRRKIEEAGVDIYLNASIKEIVGDDKVNGIVLNDQLISCDSVIYSIGVVPNLDLVENTMIQTNRGIIVNEKMETNIQDVYAAGDVTELHGEVEGLWGRAMDQGKVAGKNMASATELYEKTTPFTVFNAFNMSLFSIGMVDEGLCDTTIMDEDGDEKYTRIFIQDEKIVGVISLEGIVASTPYKMAIENKISLNGISLDTVSVKELMSLVKERLSQPA; encoded by the coding sequence ATGATGAAACATTATTGTATTATTGGAACAGGTGTCGCAGCTGTGAATGCAGCAAAGGCCATAAGAGATGTTGATAAAGAGGCACATATCTCCTTGTTTGGAGCAGAAAAGTCACTTCCATATAACAGAATTAAATTATCAAAAGAATTATTCTCGGACTTAAGAAGTGAGAAAGTCCTACTCAAAAAAGAGAAGTGGTATGAGATGCAAAATATCCGAACATACCCGAATACAAAAATTGTTCGCATTATTACCGAGGATCATATGCTTCTTTCAGAAACAGGCGATATGATTTCATACGATAAACTGCTCATATGCACAGGGGCAAAAAACAGACGTCTACCCGTTAATGGGGTGGACAGAAGAGGAGTTTTTTCCATTAGAGAAATGCATGAGGCAGAAGACTTCAAAGTATTCATTGAGGATAAAACTAGTGTAGTAAACATCGGCGGAGGTATTCAAGGACTAGAAACAGCATGGTCTATTTTACAGGCGGGGAAAAAGGTTTCGATTGTGGAGGTTGCTCCAAGATTGATGGCTAGGCAGCTAGATGAGAAGACTAGCAAACTTCTAAGAAGGAAAATCGAAGAAGCTGGTGTGGATATTTACTTGAACGCCTCCATTAAAGAGATTGTAGGTGACGATAAAGTAAATGGAATCGTCTTAAATGATCAGTTGATTTCCTGCGACAGTGTCATTTACTCCATCGGTGTCGTTCCTAATCTTGACTTAGTAGAAAATACTATGATTCAAACCAATAGAGGAATTATCGTAAATGAAAAGATGGAAACAAACATACAGGATGTGTATGCAGCAGGGGATGTGACCGAGCTGCATGGTGAAGTAGAAGGCTTATGGGGTCGGGCTATGGATCAAGGAAAAGTGGCGGGTAAAAATATGGCATCTGCTACTGAATTGTATGAGAAAACAACTCCATTTACAGTATTTAATGCCTTTAATATGTCTTTGTTTTCCATAGGAATGGTGGATGAAGGTCTATGTGATACAACCATTATGGATGAAGATGGAGATGAAAAATACACGAGGATTTTTATACAAGACGAGAAAATAGTAGGTGTAATTTCTCTTGAGGGTATTGTTGCCTCCACACCTTATAAAATGGCGATTGAAAATAAGATTTCCCTGAATGGAATTTCATTAGACACTGTTTCGGTAAAGGAATTGATGAGTTTGGTAAAGGAAAGGCTGTCACAACCAGCTTAA
- a CDS encoding IS1595 family transposase yields MALKDIILEIQKLSTADQYRLKEFFAKSLASYNASEPVFKEVSERKHKDGFTCSHCHSNNAVRFGKYNVKIGSRTLERQRYRCKDCGKTFTDVTNTPLYRTHLPHKWLEFVQCMIEGYSLRKSSELLEVHFVTLFYWRHKLLSAIKEMDFEQFEGIVEMDETYFLYSEKGKRKVEGRKARKRGGSSSQRGISKEQVCVLVARDRQKATYSKVVGQGRIVKTRLEEAIGSKLTPSNVLCTDAWRAFMTYAKEKGLEHYRFKSDGKERVRGVYHIQNVNSYHSRLKGWINRFNGVATKYLDHYLSWFQFLDQIKHRNDDTTVSKMIVQSCLYSTVFTYDKLRLSKFSI; encoded by the coding sequence ATGGCATTGAAGGACATCATCCTAGAAATCCAAAAGTTAAGTACAGCAGACCAATACCGCCTGAAAGAGTTCTTTGCTAAATCTCTAGCTTCCTATAATGCGAGTGAGCCTGTATTTAAAGAGGTTTCAGAGCGGAAGCATAAAGATGGATTTACTTGTTCTCATTGCCATTCCAATAACGCAGTTCGTTTTGGTAAGTACAATGTAAAAATAGGTAGTCGTACTTTAGAACGCCAACGATACCGCTGCAAAGATTGTGGAAAGACGTTTACTGATGTAACGAATACCCCTCTTTATCGTACTCATCTTCCTCATAAATGGTTGGAGTTCGTTCAGTGTATGATAGAAGGTTATTCACTTCGTAAGTCGTCAGAACTCTTAGAAGTTCATTTTGTAACTTTATTCTATTGGAGGCATAAACTCCTTTCAGCCATTAAAGAGATGGATTTTGAACAATTCGAAGGTATCGTGGAAATGGACGAGACTTATTTTCTGTACTCGGAAAAAGGGAAACGTAAAGTTGAAGGTCGAAAAGCTCGAAAACGCGGAGGTTCGTCTTCCCAGCGAGGTATCAGCAAAGAACAAGTCTGCGTTCTTGTGGCAAGAGACCGTCAAAAGGCAACATACTCGAAGGTGGTAGGTCAGGGTCGGATTGTGAAAACTCGGTTGGAAGAAGCAATAGGTTCTAAACTTACTCCTTCAAATGTTCTTTGTACTGATGCTTGGCGGGCATTTATGACCTACGCAAAAGAAAAAGGACTTGAGCATTATAGATTTAAATCAGATGGTAAGGAACGTGTTCGTGGTGTTTATCATATTCAAAATGTAAATAGTTATCACAGTCGTTTAAAGGGCTGGATAAATCGATTTAATGGTGTGGCTACAAAATACCTCGACCATTATTTGAGCTGGTTTCAATTTCTCGACCAAATCAAACATCGAAATGACGACACAACCGTTAGCAAAATGATTGTTCAAAGTTGCCTGTATTCAACTGTTTTCACCTATGATAAACTGAGGTTATCAAAATTTTCCATATGA
- a CDS encoding HD-GYP domain-containing protein codes for MKSRWSIWLERTDIYRWLFGGTVILYFFSGDYINNRDIFMLFTLIILCFSALSFRKVWIQIFTSGIISLIGAYHVPDFSIQVTILQWVWYFVMATFIMILIEKYIAEKRNMIDLITSLANTLDSRDNYTAFHSNNVANYSKAIAKELKLKQNVCKNIYIGGLLHDIGKIGISENVLNKSSKLTTDEFLHIKQHPSIGYELVKHIKPFEKSGVLNMILYHHERYDGKGYPKGLKGEEIPLEARIMAVADAFDAMTSHRVYREARRLEYTLHELQKERGKQFDPMVVDAFLKKIGKTNMSLYPSKQSKESPYQIVGS; via the coding sequence ATGAAATCTAGGTGGTCCATTTGGTTAGAAAGAACAGATATTTACCGTTGGCTATTTGGTGGAACGGTTATCCTTTATTTTTTTAGTGGTGACTACATAAATAATCGAGATATTTTCATGTTATTTACTTTAATTATACTTTGTTTTTCCGCATTATCATTTCGGAAAGTGTGGATACAAATTTTTACTAGTGGGATTATTTCACTTATAGGGGCTTACCATGTACCGGATTTCAGTATTCAAGTAACAATCCTGCAATGGGTTTGGTACTTTGTAATGGCTACGTTTATTATGATTCTTATTGAAAAATATATCGCTGAGAAGAGAAATATGATTGATCTTATCACCTCTTTAGCTAACACGTTGGATTCAAGAGATAATTATACAGCTTTCCACTCGAACAACGTGGCTAATTATTCAAAAGCGATAGCCAAAGAGTTAAAACTAAAGCAAAACGTTTGTAAGAATATTTATATCGGTGGTTTGCTTCACGATATAGGGAAAATTGGTATCTCAGAAAATGTATTAAATAAATCATCTAAATTAACCACGGACGAATTTCTACATATTAAACAGCATCCGTCTATTGGTTATGAGCTCGTGAAACATATTAAACCGTTTGAGAAGAGTGGAGTATTAAATATGATTTTGTACCATCACGAACGTTATGACGGTAAAGGATATCCAAAAGGGTTAAAGGGAGAGGAAATCCCATTAGAAGCCCGTATTATGGCAGTTGCTGATGCATTCGATGCAATGACCTCACATCGTGTGTATCGTGAGGCAAGAAGGTTAGAATATACATTACATGAGCTACAAAAAGAAAGAGGAAAACAATTTGACCCAATGGTGGTAGATGCCTTTTTAAAGAAGATTGGGAAAACAAATATGAGTCTATATCCTAGCAAACAATCAAAAGAATCTCCTTATCAAATAGTAGGTTCATAA
- a CDS encoding Crp/Fnr family transcriptional regulator, producing MKGTSCNHNKMLGPCPKKVPIFGALSEEEILKVAKMAKHTQFKKGQLLLHEGEKSDRLFIVNKGQVKVSKFTIDGKEQILYILTSGEFFGELHLFNNEEVNNFSVYAIADTEICVITKDDIDRIMEANPEISIKLLKALTKRLAHTETLVQNLATKDPEVRIAHMILEFCQKFGTKKGDGILIELPITREEVASYVGVTRETISRKFSKFESLGLISQQGNKKLLVKDHQTLREYIH from the coding sequence ATGAAGGGAACTAGCTGCAATCATAATAAAATGCTTGGACCTTGCCCCAAAAAAGTACCAATTTTTGGAGCGTTATCTGAAGAAGAAATCCTAAAAGTCGCGAAGATGGCCAAGCATACTCAATTCAAAAAGGGACAGTTGCTTTTACATGAAGGAGAGAAATCTGATCGATTATTTATTGTGAATAAAGGCCAAGTCAAGGTTTCCAAATTTACTATAGATGGAAAAGAACAGATTTTATATATATTAACAAGCGGCGAGTTTTTTGGAGAGTTACACCTTTTCAATAATGAAGAAGTGAATAATTTTAGTGTTTATGCCATTGCAGACACGGAGATTTGTGTCATCACAAAAGATGATATTGACCGAATCATGGAAGCGAATCCGGAAATCTCTATAAAATTATTAAAAGCTTTGACAAAGAGATTAGCACATACAGAAACGTTAGTACAAAACCTAGCAACCAAGGATCCTGAAGTGAGGATTGCCCATATGATTCTAGAATTTTGTCAAAAGTTTGGAACAAAGAAAGGTGACGGAATTCTTATAGAGCTTCCGATAACAAGAGAAGAAGTGGCAAGCTATGTAGGGGTGACAAGAGAAACAATTAGTCGTAAATTCAGTAAGTTTGAGAGTTTGGGATTAATTTCTCAACAAGGAAATAAAAAACTATTAGTAAAAGACCATCAAACCTTAAGAGAATATATACATTAA
- a CDS encoding FprA family A-type flavoprotein, whose amino-acid sequence MNKIMIAKDTYWVGKIDDREVPFHRLILGKGTTYNAYLLKTEKPTVIDTVDMQFGREFVEYLSELINPEEIQYIIINHTEPDHSGGLAALAGRAPYATIVCTAPAVNELKEMYKLHSRNFLVVKDGDTLDIGGKTLKFKETPYLHTEETMITYCIEDKILYPCDIFSTHVASNTFFADEAGFDITEDFIGYYNAIIHPHRRYVRTLIQALEDLDVQMIAPSHGYILRKDIQKYIDLYATLSADTIDDKKATIVYTSLRNNTKKVAESIKRILEENQIKVSIFNADKSEKSDILESIQDADAVFIGSSTKYADMIGNLEEVLKDLKEMNLEGKIATAFGSYGWSGEAIEVIQDYLHETNMNVQSTSHVIKTTGMTHVEFPVRVRFSPNEEQLKKIEHSTTFVADLLLSAI is encoded by the coding sequence ATGAACAAAATTATGATAGCGAAAGATACGTACTGGGTAGGAAAGATTGATGATCGTGAAGTACCATTTCACCGATTAATATTAGGTAAAGGAACAACGTATAATGCCTATTTGCTAAAAACAGAAAAGCCAACGGTAATTGATACGGTAGATATGCAGTTTGGTAGAGAGTTTGTTGAGTACTTAAGTGAGTTAATCAATCCTGAGGAAATTCAATATATCATTATTAATCATACCGAACCAGATCATTCAGGTGGACTAGCAGCACTAGCTGGAAGAGCACCATATGCGACGATTGTATGTACAGCTCCTGCGGTAAATGAACTAAAGGAGATGTACAAACTTCACAGCAGAAATTTTTTAGTTGTAAAAGATGGAGATACATTGGATATCGGAGGAAAAACACTGAAATTCAAAGAAACACCGTACCTTCATACAGAGGAAACAATGATAACATATTGCATCGAAGATAAGATTTTATATCCTTGTGATATCTTCAGCACGCATGTGGCTAGTAATACTTTTTTTGCAGATGAAGCCGGCTTTGATATTACAGAGGATTTCATTGGGTACTACAATGCAATTATTCATCCCCATAGGAGATATGTAAGAACATTAATTCAAGCCTTAGAGGATTTAGATGTACAAATGATTGCACCATCACATGGCTATATTTTGCGTAAGGATATCCAAAAGTATATTGATTTGTATGCAACCTTGAGTGCGGATACGATCGATGATAAAAAAGCAACCATTGTGTATACAAGTCTTAGAAACAATACAAAAAAGGTAGCGGAGAGTATCAAACGAATATTAGAAGAAAATCAAATTAAAGTCTCAATCTTTAACGCGGATAAGTCTGAAAAGAGCGACATTCTTGAAAGTATTCAAGATGCGGATGCTGTATTTATTGGTAGTTCAACAAAGTATGCAGATATGATTGGAAATCTTGAAGAGGTGCTCAAGGACTTAAAGGAAATGAATCTTGAAGGGAAAATCGCCACTGCTTTTGGTTCTTACGGATGGAGTGGAGAAGCGATTGAAGTGATTCAAGACTACTTACATGAAACCAATATGAATGTACAAAGTACATCTCACGTCATAAAAACAACAGGGATGACACATGTGGAGTTTCCAGTAAGAGTAAGATTTTCACCAAATGAAGAACAATTGAAAAAAATCGAACATTCAACAACATTTGTTGCTGATTTGCTCTTAAGCGCGATTTAA
- a CDS encoding Ger(x)C family spore germination protein codes for MMKSWFICIVSCLLLTSCSGLKNIQDLTYIVAIGLDYDKESKEYKAYLQGLSFANVGKQEGGKPSEPVPIFVASAKGETLNLAVSNLYKMSEPPLFFGHVKTLILTQAIVENKFNEVMKEIGRNRSLRPTLRIITTSEDMEDILNVKALFNYPAVYTVLYKKNQYELAQNEIKPTMLMFFLREFHEPMGMAKIPTVSIDKESWKADGPYPILYFDGYSVFQQQKYIQNLPFKDAVYINWLREKHVAMNQKVELDGSLIAVVKLSTPKVQVNYEDNLSAPVFSLNVSVEADLLEKLKEVPIKKVKEIIQKDIETKVRELYVSGVEKRIDVLNLGEKWYRANPKKYKELETTNRFYLEKNSLKNVKVSVKILHYNGYKYEKRVHEDFE; via the coding sequence ATGATGAAAAGTTGGTTTATTTGTATCGTAAGCTGTCTTCTGCTAACAAGTTGTTCAGGGTTGAAAAATATTCAAGATTTAACCTATATTGTAGCAATAGGGCTTGATTATGATAAGGAAAGTAAGGAGTATAAGGCCTATCTACAAGGTTTAAGTTTTGCAAATGTGGGAAAGCAGGAAGGAGGGAAACCTAGTGAACCTGTCCCTATCTTTGTTGCATCGGCTAAAGGTGAAACCCTCAACTTAGCAGTTAGTAACCTCTATAAAATGTCCGAACCTCCCCTGTTTTTTGGACATGTAAAGACACTCATACTTACTCAAGCAATTGTTGAGAACAAGTTTAATGAGGTAATGAAAGAAATCGGTAGAAATCGATCCCTGAGGCCAACCCTCCGCATTATTACTACATCAGAGGATATGGAAGACATTCTAAATGTAAAGGCCTTGTTTAATTACCCTGCTGTGTACACTGTACTTTATAAGAAAAATCAATATGAATTAGCACAAAATGAGATTAAACCGACGATGTTAATGTTTTTTTTAAGAGAGTTTCATGAGCCTATGGGAATGGCCAAAATTCCTACTGTGAGTATTGATAAAGAAAGTTGGAAGGCAGATGGTCCTTATCCTATCTTATACTTTGATGGGTATTCAGTATTTCAACAACAAAAGTACATTCAAAACCTCCCCTTTAAAGATGCTGTTTATATTAATTGGTTAAGAGAAAAGCACGTGGCAATGAATCAAAAAGTAGAATTGGATGGAAGTTTAATCGCTGTAGTAAAGTTATCTACTCCTAAGGTTCAGGTTAATTATGAAGATAATCTTAGTGCGCCGGTGTTCTCTTTGAACGTCTCAGTAGAAGCGGATCTATTAGAAAAATTAAAAGAGGTTCCTATTAAGAAGGTAAAAGAAATTATTCAGAAAGATATCGAAACGAAAGTAAGAGAGCTTTATGTTAGTGGAGTTGAAAAGAGGATAGATGTTCTTAATCTAGGAGAAAAATGGTACAGAGCAAACCCAAAGAAATATAAAGAACTAGAAACAACAAACCGCTTTTATTTAGAAAAAAACTCGTTAAAAAATGTAAAAGTTTCTGTTAAGATTCTTCATTATAATGGTTACAAATATGAAAAACGAGTCCATGAGGATTTTGAGTAA
- a CDS encoding GerAB/ArcD/ProY family transporter — translation MQSLGKILIPRQLFLLLVLSTGLLNHVILIPNLLTAAGRDSWLSVIVAYPIALVFLWLIYYIVKNSPNEGFFFMVQNRLGNMFSYFLRAPVVLFLFISAYVTFRDLMIWLSAYFLAEAPIMIINIVLIIVCYIVTLSGVKTMAIASGLLLPIVVLLGFFIALTNTDFKDPSLLFPVLTDGYSPLLRGTIYVLAGLLELYIVVLLQPFSQERITLKQLLILLTVLTGLIFGPLSASIMEFGVVESVNFRYPAYEQWRVLNIGEYISNLDFFALYQWLSGALIRIGLFMYLLGYLLSRKKREYRLNPKLVGMMYFLLLGVALIKVESFTFYQIIYLYVFPITLAFFLIQILLSAFIIFVLKKRDKQHEKENELGSSSS, via the coding sequence ATGCAAAGCCTAGGGAAGATACTAATACCCAGACAATTATTTCTATTACTAGTCCTATCAACTGGTTTACTAAACCATGTCATACTCATTCCTAATCTATTGACGGCAGCAGGAAGAGATAGCTGGTTAAGTGTGATAGTCGCTTACCCGATTGCCCTAGTGTTTCTATGGTTAATCTATTACATCGTAAAAAATAGTCCGAATGAGGGATTCTTTTTTATGGTTCAAAACCGTTTAGGAAACATGTTTTCATATTTTTTACGAGCTCCAGTTGTACTATTTTTATTTATTAGCGCCTATGTAACCTTTAGAGACCTGATGATCTGGTTAAGTGCCTATTTTCTTGCTGAAGCACCTATTATGATAATCAATATCGTATTAATTATTGTGTGCTACATCGTTACTCTATCAGGTGTAAAAACCATGGCAATAGCAAGTGGACTATTGTTACCTATTGTCGTTTTACTAGGATTCTTTATTGCATTAACTAATACGGATTTTAAGGACCCAAGTCTGTTATTCCCTGTATTAACAGACGGATATAGTCCTTTACTAAGAGGAACGATCTACGTTCTTGCGGGACTATTAGAACTTTATATTGTGGTTTTGTTACAACCTTTCTCACAAGAACGTATTACATTAAAACAACTTTTAATACTACTAACCGTATTAACTGGATTAATTTTCGGTCCACTCTCAGCCTCCATTATGGAATTTGGTGTTGTTGAGTCAGTGAACTTTCGATATCCTGCGTATGAGCAGTGGAGGGTACTTAATATTGGAGAATACATCTCTAATCTTGACTTCTTTGCTCTATACCAATGGTTAAGTGGAGCACTGATACGAATTGGATTATTTATGTATCTTTTAGGGTATCTTTTATCACGAAAAAAGCGTGAGTACCGGCTGAATCCTAAGCTTGTAGGGATGATGTATTTCTTACTATTAGGAGTTGCTTTAATAAAGGTCGAATCATTCACTTTTTATCAAATCATTTATTTGTATGTTTTTCCGATTACACTAGCTTTTTTCTTAATTCAGATTTTACTGTCTGCTTTTATTATTTTTGTCTTAAAAAAGAGGGATAAACAACATGAAAAGGAAAATGAACTCGGATCCAGTTCTTCGTAA